The following are encoded in a window of Mustela nigripes isolate SB6536 chromosome 3, MUSNIG.SB6536, whole genome shotgun sequence genomic DNA:
- the ACKR3 gene encoding atypical chemokine receptor 3 — protein MDLHLFDYSEPGNFSDMSWPCNSSDCIVVDTVLCPNMPNKGVLLYTLSFIYIFIFVIGMIANSVVVWVNIQAKTTGYDTHCYILNLAIADLWVVVTIPVWVVSLVQHNQWPMGELTCKVTHLIFSINLFGSIFFLTCMSVDRYLSITYFANTSSRRKKMVRRVVCVLVWLLAFCVSLPDTYYLKTVTSASNNETYCRSFYPEHSVKEWLISMELVSVVLGFAIPFCIIAIFYCLLARALTASSDQERQTSRKIIFSYVVVFLVCWLPYHVVVLLDIFSILHYIPFTCQLENFLFTALHVTQCLSLVHCCVNPVLYSFINRNYRYELMKAFIFKYSAKTGLTKLIDASRVSETEYSALEQNTK, from the coding sequence ATGGACCTGCACCTCTTTGACTACTCAGAGCCAGGGAACTTCTCCGACATGAGCTGGCCGTGCAACAGCAGTGACTGCATTGTCGTCGACACGGTGCTGTGTCCCAACATGCCCAACAAAGGGGTGCTACTGTACACGCTGTCCTTCATCTACATCTTCATCTTCGTGATCGGCATGATCGCCAACTCTGTGGTGGTCTGGGTGAACATCCAGGCCAAGACCACTGGCTACGACACACACTGCTACATCCTCAACCTGGCCATCGCCGACCTGTGGGTGGTGGTCACCATCCCCGTCTGGGTGGTCAGCCTCGTGCAGCATAACCAGTGGCCCATGGGAGAGCTCACGTGCAAGGTCACCCACCTCATCTTCTCCATCAACCTGTTCGGCAGCATCTTCTTCCTCACGTGCATGAGCGTGGACCGCTACCTCTCTATCACCTACTTCGCCAACACCTCAAGCCGCAGGAAGAAGATGGTCCGCCGTGTTGTCTGCGTGCTGGTGTGGCTCCTGGCTTTCTGCGTGTCCCTGCCAGACACCTACTACTTGAAGACCGTCACGTCGGCGTCTAACAACGAGACCTACTGCCGCTCCTTCTACCCCGAGCACAGTGTCAAGGAGTGGCTCATTAGCATGGAGCTGGTCTCTGTGGTCTTGGGCTTCGCTATCCCCTTCTGCATCATTGCCATCTTCTACTGCCTGCTGGCCCGTGCCCTCACCGCTTCCAGTGACCAGGAGAGGCAGACCAGCCGCAAGATCATCTTTTCCTACGTGGTGGTCTTCCTCGTGTGCTGGCTGCCGTACCACGTGGTGGTACTCCTGGACATCTTCTCCATCCTCCACTACATCCCCTTCACCTGCCAGCTGGAGAACTTCCTCTTCACTGCTCTGCACGTCACTCAGTGCCTGTCGCTGGTGCACTGCTGTGTCAATCCTGTGCTCTACAGCTTTATCAATCGTAACTACAGGTACGAGCTGATGAAGGCCTTCATCTTCAAGTACTCGGCCAAGACAGGCCTCACCAAGCTCATCGATGCCTCTAGGGTGTCAGAAACAGAGTACTCTGCCTTGGAGCAGAATACCAAGTGA